The Lycium barbarum isolate Lr01 chromosome 12, ASM1917538v2, whole genome shotgun sequence genome includes a region encoding these proteins:
- the LOC132622245 gene encoding phospholipase A1-IIgamma-like: MANMAEKWEELSGKNNWDGLLDPLDVDLRRYIIQYGELAHVTYDTFIDEKVSKYAGASRYSMENLFARAGLDPSKYRVTKYFYATSSMPLPAAFILKSLSREAWSKESNFMGYIAVATDEGKVSLGRRDIVIAWRGTIQTLEWVNDLQFLLIPGPKVFGDGGLLPLFQPLVHHGFYNVYTSESSRSKFNKTSARDQVLAEVKRLVEEYKDEEVSITVVGHSLGASLATLNAVDIAFNGINKTSTGKEFPVSAFVFASPKVGDLNFQKAFSKLKHLHILRIHNLLDIVPKYPPVGYFDVGQEIIIDTTKSPYLKLNPGDPHTRHNLEGYLHGIDGTQGIGVSAGFKLEVNRDLALVNRIWDILKDEYLVPGAWWVEKNKGMVQQEDGKWVLQDREDYDLIVAEL, translated from the exons atggctAACATGGCTGAGAAATGGGAGGAACTTAGTGGGAAAAACAATTGGGATGGGCTATTAGATCCATTGGATGTTGATCTCCGTAGATACATCATTCAATACGGAGAGTTGGCTCACGTAACTTATGACACCTTTATCGACGAGAAAGTATCCAAATACGCAGGAGCTAGCAGATACTCGATGGAAAACCTTTTTGCAAGAGCTGGACTTGACCCATCAAAGTATCGCGTAACCAAATACTTTTATGCTACCTCTTCCATGCCACTTCCAGCTGCTTTCATTCTAAAATCATTGTCAAGGGAAGCATGGAGTAAGGAATCAAACTTTATGGGGTATATTGCTGTAGCTACTGATGAGGGTAAAGTTTCACTAGGAAGGAGGGATATTGTGATTGCTTGGAGAGGAACAATTCAGACACTGGAGTGGGTTAATGACCTTCAATTTTTACTAATTCCAGGACCAAAAGTTTTTGGTGATGGGGGTTTACTTCCTTTGTTCCAACCATTGGTGCATCATGGCTTCTACAACGTTTATACATCAGAAAGTTCACGGTCAAAGTTTAATAAAACTAGTGCCAGAGATCAG GTCCTTGCAGAAGTGAAAAGATTGGTTGAGGAATATAAGGACGAAGAGGTCAGCATAACAGTGGTTGGCCACAGCCTCGGTGCATCACTTGCAACCTTAAATGCAGTTGACATAGCTTTCAATGGCATCAACAAAACAAGCACTGGCAAGGAATTCCCAGTCTCGGCTTTTGTATTCGCAAGTCCTAAAGTTGGGGATCTCAATTTTCAAAAGGCATTCTCCAAACTGAAACATCTTCACATCTTAAGAATTCATAACTTATTGGATATTGTCCCGAAATACCCACCCGTTGGCTATTTCGACGTTGGACAGGAAATAATAATCGACACCACAAAATCACCctatttgaagttgaatcctggaGACCCACACACTAGGCATAATTTGGAGGGTTACTTGCACGGAATTGATGGTACTCAAGGAATAGGAGTATCAGCAGGTTTTAAGCTAGAGGTGAATCGTGATCTCGCACTAGTTAACAGGATATGGGACATTCTAAAAGATGAATATCTTGTCCCTGGGGCTTGGTGGGTCGAGAAAAATAAAGGAATGGTTCAACAAGAAGATGGAAAGTGGGTTCTCCAGGATCGCGAGGATTATGACTTAATTGTGGCGGAGCTTTAA
- the LOC132621934 gene encoding phospholipase A1-II 1-like: MYFTYQEKNKELTQKKVPRKRMGSMAERWEELSGKNNWDGLLNPLDLDLRKYIIQYGEKAEVTYDTFITDTASKYAGASRYSMENLFSNVGLDPSKYRVTKFFYATSSMPVPAAFILKSMSREAWSKESNFMGYIAVATDEGKVSLGRRDIVIAWRGTIQSLEWVNDLQFLLIPGPKVFGNGGLVPLFQPLVHHGFYNVYTSESARSMFNKTSARDQVIEEVKRLVEEYKDEEVSITVTGHSLGASLATLNAVDIAFNGINKSSTGKEFPVTAFVFASPKVGDLNFVNTYNKLKHLHILRIHNLLDVVPKYPPIGYFDVGQELMIDTVKSPYLNPPGDILTWHNLECYMHGVAGTQGLGLLINFKLMVDRDLALVNKSSNALKAEHLVPANWWTVKNKGMVQQEDGKWILDDREDYDIIVTEL, translated from the exons ATGTACTTCACATACCAAGAAAAAAACAAAGAATTAACCCAAAAAAAAGTCCCAAGAAAAAGAATGGGTAGCATGGCTGAGAGATGGGAGGAACTTAGTGGGAAAAATAATTGGGATGGGCTATTGAATCCCTTGGATCTTGATCTTCGTAAATATATAATTCAATACGGTGAAAAGGCTGAGGTAACTTATGACACCTTTATTACGGATACTGCATCCAAATATGCAGGAGCTAGCAGATACTCGATGGAAAACCTTTTTTCTAATGTCGGACTTGACCCATCAAAGTATCGTGTAACTAAATTTTTCTATGCTACCTCTTCCATGCCAGttcctgctgctttcattctaaAATCAATGTCAAGGGAAGCATGGAGTAAAGAATCAAATTTTATGGGGTACATTGCTGTGGCTACTGATGAGGGTAAGGTTTCATTAGGAAGAAGGGATATTGTGATTGCTTGGAGAGGAACAATTCAGTCACTGGAGTGGGTTAATGACCTTCAATTTTTACTAATTCCAGGACCAAAAGTGTTTGGTAATGGGGGTTTAGTTCCCTTGTTCCAACCATTGGTACATCATGGCTTCTACAATGTTTATACATCAGAAAGTGCACGATCAATGTTTAATAAAACTAGTGCTAGAGATCAG GTCATTGAAGAAGTGAAAAGATTGGTTGAGGAATATAAGGACGAAGAGGTAAGCATAACTGTGACTGGCCATAGCCTCGGTGCATCACTTGCAACCTTAAACGCGGTTGACATAGCTTTCAATGGAATCAACAAGTCAAGCACCGGCAAGGAGTTCCCAGTGACAGCCTTTGTATTTGCAAGTCCTAAAGTTGGGGATCTCAATTTTGTTAACACATACAACAAACTGAAACACCTTCACATCTTGAGAATTCATAACTTATTGGATGTTGTTCCGAAATACCCACCCATAGGCTATTTCGACGTTGGACAGGAACTAATGATTGACACCGTAAAATCCCCCTACTTAAATCCTCCTGGAGATATCCTCACTTGGCATAATTTGGAGTGTTACATGCACGGAGTTGCAGGCACTCAAGGTTTAGGGCTCTTAATAAATTTTAAACTAATGGTGGATCGTGATCTTGCCCTTGTCAACAAATCTTCGAATGCATTGAAAGCTGAACATCTTGTCCCAGCAAATTGGTGGACTGTGAAGAACAAAGGAATGGTTCAACAAGAAGATGGAAAGTGGATTCTCGACGATCGCGAGGACTATGACATAATTGTGACAGAGCTTTAA